A window of the Leptospira bourretii genome harbors these coding sequences:
- a CDS encoding flagellar biosynthesis anti-sigma factor FlgM, translating into MNVDKVGRVGGYGYEPKKTQGPKETEAQAPVDTISISDAAKKIASEAKLQAEVKQIAKQIVQAPPEEDRTEKIKAIKERLKNGDYDNLSTEMLDKISDQIASTFLGQQ; encoded by the coding sequence ATGAACGTCGACAAAGTAGGACGAGTTGGTGGTTACGGATACGAACCAAAAAAAACTCAAGGGCCCAAGGAAACGGAAGCACAAGCTCCGGTAGATACAATTTCCATTTCTGACGCTGCTAAAAAAATTGCATCGGAAGCAAAACTTCAAGCAGAAGTAAAACAAATCGCAAAACAAATCGTACAAGCTCCTCCAGAAGAAGATCGTACGGAAAAAATCAAAGCGATCAAAGAACGATTGAAAAACGGCGACTACGACAATCTCTCTACTGAGATGTTGGATAAAATCTCCGACCAAATCGCGTCAACTTTCCTCGGACAAC